A DNA window from Streptomyces canus contains the following coding sequences:
- a CDS encoding peptidylprolyl isomerase: MVTQEQRKRQLAREKFLRQQQRRTAARRKARVRNSVIASVLGVVLVGSLALYTSGVMKDDDKASASAQTTPSAAATSKAPDPCDKAAAGKVKTETWKKEPAMSIDKSAKYTLGLATTCGEIDIALKASAAPHTVNSFDFLANKGFFDHTKCHRLTTNGIYVLQCGDPTGSGSGGPGYTIPDENLKDKSLKSNVYPAGTVAMANTGQAHTGGSQFFLVYQDSQLPPSYTPFGTISESGMKVLKKIAAAGESTGAGDGAPNATVVINKATVTKS, from the coding sequence GTGGTCACCCAGGAACAGCGGAAGCGGCAGCTCGCGCGGGAGAAGTTCTTGCGGCAGCAGCAGCGGCGCACGGCCGCGCGCCGCAAGGCCCGTGTACGCAACTCTGTGATCGCGTCGGTGCTCGGCGTGGTCCTGGTGGGCAGCCTGGCGCTCTACACGTCCGGGGTCATGAAGGACGACGACAAGGCCAGCGCGAGCGCGCAGACCACTCCCAGCGCGGCGGCGACCAGCAAGGCGCCGGACCCGTGCGACAAGGCCGCCGCCGGCAAGGTCAAGACGGAGACCTGGAAGAAGGAGCCGGCGATGTCCATCGACAAGTCGGCGAAATACACCCTTGGCCTCGCCACGACGTGCGGTGAGATCGACATCGCGCTGAAGGCGTCGGCGGCCCCGCACACCGTGAACTCGTTCGACTTCCTGGCGAACAAGGGCTTCTTCGACCACACCAAGTGCCACCGGCTCACCACCAACGGCATCTACGTCCTGCAGTGCGGCGACCCGACGGGCTCCGGCAGCGGCGGACCGGGCTACACCATCCCGGACGAGAACCTGAAGGACAAGAGCCTCAAGAGCAACGTCTACCCGGCGGGCACCGTCGCGATGGCGAACACCGGGCAGGCGCACACCGGCGGAAGCCAGTTCTTCCTCGTCTACCAGGACAGCCAGCTCCCTCCGAGCTACACCCCGTTCGGCACCATCTCGGAATCCGGTATGAAGGTGCTGAAGAAGATCGCCGCGGCCGGTGAGAGCACCGGCGCGGGCGACGGCGCGCCGAACGCGACCGTCGTGATCAACAAGGCGACGGTCACCAAATCCTGA
- a CDS encoding response regulator, translating into MIRIILADDHPVVREGLRAMLSAEPDLEVIADATSGPQAEALAAELRPDIVLMDLRMPGGSGVDSIVRMTEAGLPCRVIVLTTYETDRDILRAVEAGAAGYLLKDLPRGELAESVRAAARGETVLAPTVAARLVDQLRTRPERPRLSERETAVLRLVAEGCTNAEIGRRLFIGESTVKTHLLRVFGKLGVDDRTAAVTCAMRHGLLDQ; encoded by the coding sequence ATGATCCGGATCATCCTGGCCGACGACCACCCGGTCGTACGGGAGGGCCTGCGAGCGATGCTGAGCGCGGAACCGGACCTGGAGGTGATCGCGGACGCGACGAGCGGGCCGCAGGCGGAGGCGCTGGCGGCTGAACTCCGGCCCGACATCGTGCTGATGGACCTGCGGATGCCGGGCGGCTCGGGCGTGGATTCGATCGTACGGATGACGGAGGCGGGACTGCCCTGCCGGGTGATCGTCCTGACGACGTACGAGACGGACCGGGACATCCTGCGGGCCGTGGAGGCGGGGGCCGCCGGCTATCTGCTCAAGGACCTGCCCCGGGGCGAACTGGCGGAGTCCGTACGGGCCGCCGCCCGGGGCGAGACCGTCCTGGCGCCGACCGTCGCGGCCCGCCTGGTCGACCAGTTGCGCACCAGGCCGGAGCGGCCCCGGCTCTCGGAGCGCGAGACAGCGGTGCTGCGTCTGGTGGCGGAGGGCTGCACGAACGCGGAGATCGGGCGCAGGCTGTTCATCGGCGAGTCGACGGTCAAGACCCATCTCCTGCGCGTCTTCGGCAAGTTGGGAGTCGACGACCGCACCGCCGCGGTGACCTGCGCGATGCGCCACGGCCTCCTCGACCAGTGA
- a CDS encoding adenine phosphoribosyltransferase yields the protein MTELTDVTALLLSRIRDVADYPEPGVMFKDITPLLADPAAFSALTDALAAVAANTGATKVVGLEARGFILGAPVAIRAGLGFIPVRKAGKLPGATLSQAYDLEYGSAEIEVHAEDLSADDRILIVDDVLATGGTAEASIELIRRAGAEVVGLAVLMELGFLGGRARLEPALAGAPLESLLKV from the coding sequence ATGACCGAACTCACCGACGTCACAGCGCTCTTGCTCAGCCGTATCCGTGACGTGGCCGACTACCCGGAGCCGGGGGTGATGTTCAAGGACATCACCCCGCTCCTGGCGGACCCGGCGGCGTTCTCGGCGCTCACCGACGCGCTGGCGGCGGTCGCGGCGAACACCGGCGCCACGAAGGTCGTCGGTCTGGAGGCCCGGGGCTTCATCCTCGGCGCCCCGGTCGCGATCCGCGCGGGCCTCGGCTTCATCCCCGTGCGGAAGGCGGGCAAGCTCCCCGGGGCAACCCTCAGCCAGGCGTACGACCTGGAGTACGGCTCGGCGGAGATCGAGGTGCACGCGGAGGACCTGTCCGCCGACGACCGCATCCTGATCGTCGACGACGTTCTGGCCACCGGCGGCACCGCCGAGGCCTCGATCGAGCTGATCCGCCGAGCGGGCGCCGAAGTCGTCGGCCTCGCGGTCCTGATGGAACTGGGCTTCCTGGGCGGCCGGGCCCGCCTGGAGCCGGCCCTGGCCGGAGCCCCGCTGGAGTCACTCCTCAAGGTCTGA
- the hisS gene encoding histidine--tRNA ligase, producing MSTFQAPKGTYDLIPPDSAKFLAVREAIAAPLRASGYGYIETPGFESVELFARGVGESTDIVTKEMYAFETKGGDKLALRPEGTASVLRAALEANLHKTGNLPVKLWYSGSYYRYERPQKGRYRHFSQVGAEAIGAEDPALDAELIILADQAYRSLGLRNFRILLNSLGDKECRPVYRAALQDFLRGLDLDEDTLRRAEINPLRVLDDKRESVQKQLGDAPLLRDYLCDACKAYHEEVRELITAAGVAFEDDPKLVRGLDYYTRTTFEFVHDGLGSQSAVGGGGRYDGLSEMIGGPALPSVGWALGVDRTVLALEAEGVELELPSTTSVFAVPLGEEARRILFAKVTELRKVGIAADFSYGAKGLKGAMKNANRSGARYTIVAGERDLAEGVVQLKDMESGEQSAIGVNEIVAELESRLG from the coding sequence GTGAGCACCTTTCAGGCCCCCAAGGGCACGTACGACCTGATCCCGCCAGACAGCGCCAAGTTCCTGGCGGTCCGTGAGGCGATCGCCGCGCCCCTGCGCGCCTCCGGCTACGGCTACATCGAGACGCCCGGCTTCGAGAGCGTCGAGCTGTTCGCGCGCGGCGTCGGAGAGTCCACCGACATCGTGACCAAGGAGATGTACGCCTTCGAGACCAAGGGCGGCGACAAGCTGGCCCTGCGCCCCGAGGGCACGGCCTCCGTCCTGCGCGCGGCGCTGGAGGCCAACCTGCACAAGACGGGCAACCTGCCGGTCAAGCTCTGGTACTCCGGCTCGTACTACCGCTACGAGCGTCCGCAGAAGGGCCGTTACCGGCACTTCTCGCAGGTGGGCGCCGAGGCGATCGGTGCGGAGGACCCGGCGCTCGACGCCGAGCTGATCATCCTGGCCGACCAGGCGTACCGCTCGCTGGGGCTGCGCAACTTCCGCATCCTGCTCAACAGCCTGGGCGACAAGGAGTGCCGTCCGGTGTACCGGGCCGCGCTCCAGGACTTCCTGCGCGGCCTGGACCTCGACGAGGACACGCTCCGCCGCGCCGAGATCAACCCCCTGCGCGTCCTCGACGACAAGCGGGAGTCGGTCCAGAAGCAGCTCGGGGACGCCCCGCTGCTGCGCGACTACCTCTGCGACGCCTGCAAGGCGTACCACGAGGAGGTCCGCGAGCTGATCACCGCGGCGGGCGTGGCCTTCGAGGACGACCCGAAGCTGGTGCGCGGCCTGGACTACTACACCCGTACGACCTTCGAGTTCGTCCACGACGGTCTGGGCTCCCAGTCGGCTGTGGGCGGCGGCGGACGCTACGACGGCCTGTCGGAGATGATCGGCGGCCCGGCCCTTCCGTCCGTGGGCTGGGCGTTGGGCGTCGACCGCACGGTCCTCGCCCTGGAGGCGGAGGGCGTCGAGCTCGAACTCCCCTCGACGACCAGTGTGTTCGCGGTCCCGCTGGGAGAGGAGGCCCGCCGGATCCTCTTCGCCAAGGTCACCGAACTCCGCAAGGTGGGTATCGCGGCGGACTTCTCCTACGGCGCCAAGGGCCTCAAGGGCGCCATGAAGAACGCCAACCGCAGCGGCGCCCGCTACACGATCGTCGCCGGTGAACGCGACCTCGCCGAGGGCGTCGTACAGCTCAAGGACATGGAGTCCGGGGAGCAGTCGGCGATCGGGGTCAACGAGATCGTGGCGGAGCTGGAGTCCAGGCTCGGTTAG
- a CDS encoding RelA/SpoT family protein, with protein MPDEAQPLAPSAERLGGPPAAKPEPASAPAAKPAPDAKSATSDARGPVEHAQSAPVDKPAEPPRPKPAAAEPSTSATPAARPSAGQPARTGSSNRVRARLARLGVQRSNPYNPVLEPLLRIVRSNDPKIETATLRQIERAYQVAERWHRGQKRKSGDPYITHPLAVTTILAELGMDPATLMAGLLHDTVEDTEYGLDQLRRDFGDSVALLVDGVTKLDKVKFGEAAQAETVRKMVVAMAKDPRVLVIKLADRLHNMRTMRYLKREKQEKKARETLEIYAPLAHRLGMNTIKWELEDLAFAILYPKMYDEIVRLVAERAPKRDEYLAIVTDEVQSDLRAARIKATVTGRPKHYYSVYQKMIVRGRDFAEIYDLVGIRVLVDTVRDCYAALGTVHARWNPVPGRFKDYIAMPKFNMYQSLHTTVIGPNGKPVELQIRTFDMHRRAEYGIAAHWKYKQEAVAGTSKVRSDQPRTTGKDDHLNDMAWLRQLLDWQKETEDPGEFLESLRFDLSRNEVFVFTPKGDVIALPAGATPVDFSYAVHTEVGHRTIGARVNGRLVPLESTLDNGDLVEVFTSKAPGAGPSRDWLNFVKSPRARNKIRAWFSKERRDEAIEQGKDAIVRAMRKQNLPIQRILTGDSLVTLAHEMRYSDISALYAAIGEGHVSAQNIVQKLVSALGGEEAATEEIDEAVPPSRGRRKRRSNTDPGVVVKGVDDVWVKLARCCTPVPGDPIIGFVTRGSGVSVHRSDCVNVESLSREPERILEVEWAPTQSSVFLVAIQVEALDRSRLLSDVTRVLSDQHVNILSAAVQTSRDRVATSRFTFEMGDPKHLGHVLKAVRGVEGVYDVYRVTSARNRS; from the coding sequence TTGCCAGACGAGGCCCAGCCACTCGCCCCCAGTGCTGAACGCCTGGGGGGACCCCCAGCCGCCAAGCCCGAGCCCGCCTCGGCGCCCGCGGCCAAGCCCGCGCCGGACGCGAAGAGCGCGACGAGCGACGCCCGCGGGCCGGTCGAGCACGCCCAGTCGGCGCCCGTCGACAAGCCGGCCGAACCGCCCCGGCCCAAGCCCGCCGCTGCCGAGCCCTCCACGTCGGCGACACCCGCGGCCCGTCCGAGCGCGGGCCAGCCCGCCCGTACCGGCTCCTCCAACCGCGTCCGTGCCCGTCTCGCCCGTCTCGGCGTCCAGCGCTCCAACCCGTACAACCCGGTCCTGGAGCCACTGCTGCGGATAGTGCGCAGCAACGACCCGAAGATCGAGACCGCGACACTGCGCCAGATCGAGCGCGCCTACCAGGTCGCCGAGCGCTGGCACCGCGGCCAGAAGCGCAAGAGCGGCGACCCGTACATCACCCACCCCCTCGCCGTGACCACGATCCTCGCCGAGCTCGGCATGGACCCGGCGACGCTGATGGCCGGCCTGCTGCACGACACCGTCGAGGACACCGAGTACGGCCTCGACCAGCTCCGCCGCGACTTCGGTGACTCCGTGGCCCTGCTCGTCGACGGCGTCACCAAGCTGGACAAGGTCAAGTTCGGCGAGGCCGCGCAGGCCGAGACCGTGCGCAAGATGGTCGTAGCCATGGCCAAGGACCCCCGCGTCCTGGTCATCAAGCTCGCCGACCGCCTGCACAACATGCGCACCATGCGCTACCTGAAGCGGGAGAAGCAGGAGAAGAAGGCGCGCGAGACGCTGGAGATCTACGCTCCGCTTGCCCACCGCCTCGGCATGAACACCATCAAGTGGGAGCTGGAGGACCTCGCCTTCGCGATCCTCTACCCCAAGATGTACGACGAGATCGTACGGCTGGTGGCCGAGCGGGCGCCCAAGCGCGACGAGTACCTGGCCATAGTGACCGACGAGGTGCAGTCCGACCTGCGCGCCGCCCGGATCAAGGCCACCGTCACCGGGCGACCGAAGCACTACTACAGCGTGTACCAGAAGATGATCGTCCGCGGCCGCGACTTCGCGGAGATCTACGACCTGGTCGGAATCCGAGTCCTCGTCGACACCGTCCGCGACTGCTACGCCGCCCTCGGCACCGTGCACGCGCGATGGAACCCGGTCCCCGGCCGGTTCAAGGACTACATCGCGATGCCCAAGTTCAACATGTACCAGTCGCTGCACACCACGGTCATCGGCCCCAACGGCAAGCCGGTCGAACTCCAGATCCGTACGTTCGACATGCACCGCCGCGCCGAGTACGGCATCGCCGCGCACTGGAAGTACAAGCAGGAGGCCGTCGCCGGTACCTCCAAGGTGCGCTCGGACCAGCCGCGGACCACCGGCAAGGACGACCACCTCAACGACATGGCGTGGCTGCGCCAGCTCCTGGACTGGCAGAAGGAGACGGAGGACCCCGGCGAGTTCCTGGAGTCCCTGCGCTTCGACCTCTCCCGCAACGAGGTCTTCGTCTTCACCCCCAAGGGCGACGTCATAGCGCTGCCGGCCGGCGCCACTCCGGTGGACTTCTCGTACGCGGTGCACACAGAGGTGGGCCACCGCACCATAGGAGCCCGCGTCAACGGCCGTCTCGTACCGCTGGAGTCCACCCTGGACAACGGCGACCTCGTCGAGGTTTTCACGTCCAAGGCACCCGGGGCCGGACCGTCCCGGGACTGGCTCAACTTCGTGAAGTCGCCGCGGGCCCGCAACAAGATCCGCGCCTGGTTCTCCAAGGAGCGCCGGGACGAGGCGATCGAGCAGGGCAAGGACGCCATCGTCCGGGCGATGCGGAAACAGAACCTGCCGATCCAGCGCATCCTCACCGGCGACTCGCTCGTCACGCTCGCGCACGAGATGCGGTACTCCGACATCTCCGCCCTGTACGCGGCGATCGGCGAGGGACATGTCTCCGCGCAGAACATCGTGCAGAAACTCGTCTCCGCGCTCGGCGGCGAGGAGGCGGCCACCGAGGAGATCGACGAGGCGGTCCCGCCGAGCCGCGGGCGTCGCAAGCGGCGCTCCAACACCGACCCGGGCGTCGTCGTCAAGGGCGTCGACGACGTGTGGGTCAAACTGGCCCGCTGTTGCACACCCGTCCCGGGCGACCCGATCATCGGCTTCGTCACCCGCGGTAGCGGCGTATCGGTTCACCGCAGCGACTGCGTCAACGTGGAGTCACTGTCCCGCGAGCCCGAGCGCATCCTCGAGGTCGAGTGGGCGCCCACGCAGTCCTCGGTCTTCCTGGTCGCCATCCAGGTCGAGGCCCTGGACCGCTCCCGGCTCCTCTCGGACGTCACCCGCGTCCTGTCCGACCAGCACGTCAACATCCTCTCCGCGGCCGTCCAGACCTCCCGCGACCGCGTCGCCACATCCCGCTTCACCTTCGAGATGGGCGACCCGAAGCACCTCGGTCACGTCCTGAAGGCGGTCAGGGGGGTCGAGGGCGTGTACGACGTGTACCGCGTGACCTCGGCGCGGAACCGGTCGTAG
- the secF gene encoding protein translocase subunit SecF: MSKLGNLGARLHRGEISYDFIGHRKLWYGISILITITAILGLAVRGLNMGIDFQGGAVFTTEKTSVSVSQAEDYAKEASGHDAVVQKLGNGTLRIQIAGMDTKQSDEIKNDLAKDFKVDPETIAADLVGPSWGDQIANKAWQGLAIFMVLVVIYLAIAFEWRMAIAALVALIHDITITVGIYALVGFEVTPGTVIGLLTILGYSLYDTVVVFDSLKEQTKDITKQNRWTYSDIANRSINSTLVRSINTTVVALLPVAGLLFIGGGFLGAGTLNDISLSLFVGLAAGAYSSIFIATPLVADLKEREPAMKALRKRVLAKRAQASVEEETADARPVSDEPDDDATPAVVGPRTQPASRGRGRGRPSGKRR; this comes from the coding sequence ATGTCGAAACTCGGCAACCTCGGCGCCCGACTGCACCGTGGCGAGATCAGCTACGACTTCATCGGTCACCGCAAGCTCTGGTACGGCATCTCGATCCTGATCACCATCACGGCGATCCTGGGCCTCGCGGTACGCGGCCTCAACATGGGCATCGACTTCCAGGGCGGCGCGGTCTTCACCACCGAGAAGACCAGCGTCTCGGTCTCCCAGGCCGAGGACTACGCGAAGGAAGCCTCCGGCCACGACGCCGTCGTGCAGAAGCTCGGCAACGGCACGCTGCGCATCCAGATCGCCGGCATGGACACCAAGCAGTCCGACGAGATCAAGAACGACCTCGCGAAGGACTTCAAGGTCGACCCGGAGACCATCGCCGCCGACCTGGTCGGACCCAGCTGGGGCGATCAGATCGCCAACAAGGCCTGGCAGGGTCTGGCGATCTTCATGGTCCTCGTCGTGATCTATCTGGCGATCGCCTTCGAATGGCGCATGGCCATCGCGGCGCTCGTCGCCCTGATCCACGACATCACCATCACTGTCGGCATCTACGCCCTCGTCGGCTTCGAGGTCACGCCGGGCACGGTGATCGGTCTGCTGACCATCCTCGGTTATTCGCTCTACGACACGGTGGTCGTCTTCGACTCCCTCAAGGAGCAGACGAAGGACATCACCAAGCAGAACCGCTGGACCTACAGCGACATCGCCAACCGCTCGATCAACAGCACCCTGGTCCGCTCGATCAACACCACGGTGGTCGCGCTGCTGCCGGTGGCGGGCCTGCTGTTCATCGGTGGCGGCTTCCTCGGCGCGGGCACGCTCAACGACATCTCGCTGTCGCTGTTCGTCGGTCTCGCCGCCGGTGCGTACTCCTCGATCTTCATCGCCACGCCGCTCGTCGCCGACCTCAAGGAGCGCGAGCCGGCGATGAAGGCCCTCAGGAAGCGGGTCCTGGCCAAGCGTGCCCAGGCGTCCGTCGAGGAGGAGACGGCCGACGCGCGCCCCGTCTCCGACGAGCCGGACGACGACGCCACCCCCGCGGTCGTCGGTCCGCGCACCCAGCCCGCGTCCCGGGGCCGGGGCCGGGGCCGTCCTTCGGGGAAGCGCCGATGA
- a CDS encoding MBL fold metallo-hydrolase, with product MLIAGFPAGAWGTNCYLVAPAAGEECVIIDPGHQAAEGVEETLKKHRLKPVAVVLTHGHIDHVASVVPVCGAHGVPAWIHPEDRYMMKDPSMGLGRSIGMPLMGEITVGEPDDVKELTDGVRLELAGLDLSVAHAPGHTKGSVTFRMPETAEIPSVFFSGDLLFAGSIGRTDLPGGDMAEMLDSLARVCLPLDDSTVVLSGHGPQTTIGQERATNPYLREVAAGQGEGANTPPRRGM from the coding sequence GTGCTCATTGCCGGGTTCCCCGCCGGGGCCTGGGGGACGAACTGTTATCTCGTCGCCCCCGCCGCCGGTGAGGAGTGCGTGATCATCGACCCGGGCCACCAGGCCGCCGAGGGAGTCGAGGAGACGCTGAAGAAGCATCGGCTCAAGCCCGTCGCCGTCGTCCTCACCCACGGCCACATCGACCACGTGGCCTCGGTCGTCCCCGTGTGCGGCGCGCACGGAGTACCCGCGTGGATCCACCCCGAGGACCGCTACATGATGAAGGACCCGTCGATGGGTCTGGGGCGTTCCATCGGGATGCCGCTCATGGGCGAGATCACCGTGGGGGAGCCGGACGACGTCAAGGAGCTGACCGACGGTGTGCGGCTGGAGCTCGCGGGCCTGGACCTGTCCGTCGCGCACGCGCCGGGCCATACCAAGGGGTCGGTGACCTTCCGGATGCCCGAGACGGCCGAGATTCCCTCGGTCTTCTTCTCGGGGGATCTGCTCTTCGCCGGCTCCATCGGACGCACCGACCTGCCCGGCGGTGACATGGCCGAGATGCTCGACTCGCTGGCCCGCGTGTGCCTGCCGCTCGACGACTCGACCGTGGTGCTGTCCGGCCACGGCCCCCAGACGACCATCGGCCAGGAGCGCGCCACCAACCCGTATCTGCGGGAAGTGGCCGCCGGCCAGGGAGAGGGTGCGAACACCCCTCCCCGACGAGGAATGTGA
- a CDS encoding DUF349 domain-containing protein: MSSDPWGRVDETGTVYVRTADGEQVVGSWQAGSPEEALAYFERKYEGLVVEIGLLEKRVKTTDLSAKDAQAAIDHIREQVDAHHAVGDLDALKVRLDKLVETVDKRREERKQQRAKQSDEARHAKEALVVEAEELAQSDQWRAAGERLRALVDTWKGLPRLDRKSDDELWHRFSHARSAFSKRRKAHFASLDAQREDARRTKERLVGEAEALSGSTDWGPTAARYRELMAEWKAAGRAQREHEDDLWNRFRGAQDVFFAARSSVFAERDAEQTENLKLKEELAEEAEKLLPIGDLKSARAAFRAINERWEAIGHVPRDARPKVEGRMHAVERALQEAEETEWRRTNPEARARAAGLTGQLQAAVDKLRGQIDQARAQGNNARADKLERELEGRQALLDQALKGLQEFGG; this comes from the coding sequence GTGAGCAGCGACCCGTGGGGCCGCGTCGACGAGACGGGGACCGTGTACGTGCGTACGGCCGACGGCGAACAGGTCGTCGGTTCCTGGCAGGCCGGCTCCCCCGAGGAAGCCCTGGCCTACTTCGAGCGCAAGTACGAGGGCCTGGTTGTCGAGATCGGCCTCCTCGAGAAGCGAGTCAAGACCACCGACCTGTCGGCGAAGGACGCTCAGGCAGCCATCGACCACATCCGCGAGCAGGTCGACGCGCATCACGCGGTCGGCGACCTGGACGCGCTCAAGGTGCGGTTGGACAAGCTCGTGGAGACCGTCGACAAGCGCCGCGAGGAGCGCAAGCAGCAGCGCGCGAAGCAGTCCGACGAGGCCCGGCACGCCAAGGAGGCGCTGGTCGTCGAGGCGGAGGAGCTGGCCCAGTCCGACCAGTGGCGGGCCGCCGGTGAGCGGCTGCGCGCACTGGTGGACACCTGGAAGGGTCTGCCGCGCCTGGACCGCAAGTCGGACGACGAGTTGTGGCACCGCTTCTCGCACGCGCGCTCGGCGTTCTCCAAGCGCCGCAAGGCCCACTTCGCGTCGTTGGACGCGCAGCGGGAGGACGCCCGCCGGACCAAGGAACGCCTGGTCGGCGAGGCCGAGGCGCTGTCCGGGTCGACGGACTGGGGTCCGACGGCCGCTCGCTACCGTGAGCTGATGGCCGAGTGGAAGGCAGCCGGCCGCGCCCAGCGCGAGCACGAGGACGACCTGTGGAACCGCTTCCGTGGCGCCCAGGACGTGTTCTTCGCCGCCCGCAGCTCGGTGTTCGCCGAGCGGGACGCCGAGCAGACCGAGAACCTCAAGCTGAAGGAGGAGCTCGCCGAGGAGGCCGAGAAGCTCCTGCCGATCGGCGACCTGAAGAGCGCCCGAGCCGCCTTCCGCGCGATCAACGAGCGCTGGGAGGCCATCGGTCACGTCCCGCGGGACGCCCGTCCGAAGGTCGAGGGCCGGATGCACGCCGTCGAGCGCGCCCTCCAGGAGGCCGAGGAGACCGAGTGGCGCCGGACCAACCCGGAGGCACGCGCGCGTGCCGCGGGTCTGACCGGCCAGCTCCAGGCCGCCGTGGACAAGCTCAGGGGCCAGATCGACCAGGCGCGCGCCCAGGGCAACAACGCCAGGGCCGACAAGTTGGAGCGTGAGCTGGAGGGCCGCCAGGCGCTCCTGGACCAGGCGCTCAAGGGTCTCCAGGAGTTCGGCGGCTGA
- the secD gene encoding protein translocase subunit SecD encodes MAAPKRGRSASAQSKPGRTLALILIAIVALTGGMFLSGHTTPRLGIDLAGGTSITLEAKADQGSAINKANMDTAVDIMNRRVNGLGVSEAEVQTQGDRNIIVNIPKGTNSKEARDQVGTTAKLYFRPVLAQEATGSAAATSPSPSASGSSTASPSPSASKSGSTGEKATSSSSPSASATSQGRAVTDALKVDSTPSASASASSSASPSAPATGGTDTSSSEAKLQAQYAALDCSKKAQRTTAGEGAKPADTTLGCGEISGVWYKYLLGPAAVDGTEVKKAQAVFDTQTAAGWQVTMTFNGKGSKKFADITAQLAKNTQPQNEFGIVLDGEVVSSPYVSSSITGGNAQISGSFTQDEAQNLANMLSYGALPLSFQEQSVTTVTAALGGDQLHAGLLAGAIGLLLVVIYLVAYYRGLSLVAMASLLVSGILTYVLMALLGPAIGFALNLPAVCGAIVAIGITADSFIVYFERIRDEIREGRSLRPAVERAWPRARRTILVSDFVSFLAAAVLFTVTVGKVQGFAFTLGLTTVLDVVVVFFFTKPLMTLLARRKFFASGSKWSGLDPKSLGAKPPLRRTRRSGPVETKEA; translated from the coding sequence GTGGCAGCACCTAAAAGGGGCCGGAGCGCGAGTGCCCAGAGCAAGCCAGGGCGCACGCTGGCCCTGATCCTGATCGCCATCGTGGCGCTCACCGGTGGAATGTTCCTCTCCGGACACACCACCCCGCGCCTCGGCATCGACCTTGCCGGAGGCACCAGCATCACGCTGGAGGCCAAGGCCGACCAGGGGTCCGCGATCAACAAGGCCAACATGGACACCGCGGTCGACATCATGAACCGCCGTGTCAACGGCCTGGGCGTCTCCGAGGCGGAGGTGCAGACCCAAGGTGATCGCAACATCATCGTGAACATCCCCAAGGGCACCAACTCCAAGGAGGCCCGCGACCAGGTCGGCACCACCGCGAAGCTGTACTTCCGTCCGGTCCTGGCCCAGGAGGCCACCGGCAGCGCCGCGGCCACCTCGCCGAGCCCGTCCGCCAGCGGCTCCTCGACCGCCTCGCCGAGCCCTTCCGCGAGCAAGTCCGGCTCCACCGGTGAGAAGGCGACCTCGTCGTCCTCCCCGTCGGCCTCCGCCACCTCGCAGGGCCGCGCCGTCACCGACGCGCTGAAAGTGGACTCCACGCCGTCGGCGTCCGCGAGCGCGTCGAGCTCCGCGTCCCCGTCGGCCCCCGCGACCGGCGGCACCGACACCTCCTCCTCCGAGGCCAAGCTCCAGGCCCAGTACGCCGCTCTGGACTGCTCCAAGAAGGCGCAGCGCACCACCGCGGGCGAGGGGGCCAAGCCGGCCGACACCACTCTGGGCTGCGGCGAGATCTCCGGCGTCTGGTACAAGTACCTGCTCGGCCCGGCCGCCGTCGACGGCACCGAGGTCAAGAAGGCCCAGGCGGTCTTCGACACCCAGACCGCCGCCGGCTGGCAGGTCACCATGACCTTCAACGGCAAGGGCTCCAAGAAGTTCGCGGACATCACGGCCCAGCTCGCGAAGAACACCCAGCCGCAGAACGAGTTCGGCATCGTCCTCGACGGCGAGGTCGTCTCCAGCCCCTACGTCAGCTCCTCGATCACCGGCGGCAACGCCCAGATCTCCGGCAGCTTCACGCAGGACGAGGCCCAGAACCTCGCCAACATGCTGTCGTACGGCGCCCTCCCGCTCTCCTTCCAGGAGCAGAGCGTGACCACGGTGACCGCGGCGCTCGGCGGTGACCAGCTGCACGCCGGTCTCCTCGCCGGTGCCATCGGCCTCCTCCTGGTCGTCATCTACCTGGTGGCCTACTACCGGGGCCTGTCCCTCGTCGCGATGGCCTCGCTGCTCGTCTCCGGCATCCTCACCTACGTGCTCATGGCGCTGCTCGGCCCGGCCATCGGCTTCGCGCTGAACCTGCCGGCCGTGTGCGGTGCCATCGTCGCCATCGGTATCACCGCGGACTCGTTCATCGTGTACTTCGAACGTATAAGGGACGAGATCCGAGAGGGACGCTCGCTGCGCCCCGCCGTCGAGCGGGCCTGGCCGCGTGCCCGGCGCACCATCCTGGTCTCCGACTTCGTGTCGTTCCTCGCCGCCGCGGTGCTGTTCACCGTGACGGTCGGCAAGGTCCAGGGCTTCGCGTTCACGCTCGGTCTGACCACCGTGCTCGACGTCGTCGTGGTCTTCTTCTTCACCAAGCCGCTGATGACGCTGCTGGCCCGTCGGAAGTTCTTCGCGAGCGGCAGCAAGTGGTCCGGCCTCGACCCGAAGAGTCTGGGTGCCAAGCCGCCGCTGCGCCGCACCCGCCGTTCCGGCCCCGTTGAGACGAAGGAGGCGTGA